The Dehalococcoidia bacterium genome has a window encoding:
- a CDS encoding SRPBCC family protein, which yields MTTSSPSSPTARTCQNGWPASPPAGRSRRGRSARARSSGSESKVFGLAIPSAYEVIRCDPPSVLTGRNTGLLTFSETYLLAPAPDGTEVSHTVEVDLAGRFMLLAPLVSLALRAQLRRDFAALKRVLEGAPGPAQASQAHSE from the coding sequence CTGACGACGTCTTCGCCTTCCTCGCCGACCGCACGAACCTGCCAGAATGGATGGCCGGCGTCTCCTCCAGCCGGAAGGTCACGAAGGGGCCGGTCGGCCCGGGCACGAAGTTCCGGGTCCGAAAGCAAGGTCTTCGGCCTCGCCATCCCCTCCGCCTACGAGGTCATCCGCTGCGATCCGCCCTCCGTGCTCACCGGCCGCAACACGGGCCTGCTAACGTTCAGCGAAACGTACCTGCTGGCGCCAGCGCCCGATGGCACGGAAGTCAGCCACACGGTGGAGGTCGACCTCGCCGGGCGCTTCATGCTCCTGGCGCCGCTGGTCAGCCTGGCGCTGCGGGCCCAACTGAGACGTGACTTCGCGGCGCTAAAGCGCGTCCTCGAAGGCGCGCCTGGTCCGGCGCAAGCGAGCCAAGCGCACTCAGAGTAG